From the genome of Pseudomonadales bacterium, one region includes:
- the purD gene encoding phosphoribosylamine--glycine ligase — MNILVIGSGGREHALAWKAAQSAQVNTVFVAPGNAGTALEPGLENVAIAGDDFAALADFAKSQQVGLTIVGPEQPLVDGIVDFFQAQGLACFGPSQGAAQLEGSKAFTKDFLARHNIPTAAYQNFTEVEPALAYLRQQGAPIVVKADGLAAGKGVIVAETLAEAEAAVRDMLSGNAFGEAGCRVVIEEFLTGEEASFIVIVDGKHIVPMATSQDHKRVGEGDIGLNTGGMGAYSPAPVVTPAVHQRIMQEVIEPTVAGMAAEGNDYTGFLYAGLMIAADGSPKVIEYNCRFGDPETQPIMMRLQSDLVALCQAAVAGELAGVDTAWDSRAAVGVVMAAGGYPGSYDKGLPISGIPSATAVQKVFHAGTSLQSDQTVTSGGRVLCATALGESVSQAAELAYQQVAQIQWQDAFYRKDIAWRAIEREQA; from the coding sequence ATGAATATTTTAGTGATTGGTAGTGGCGGGCGCGAACATGCCTTAGCCTGGAAAGCAGCGCAATCGGCGCAGGTAAATACGGTGTTTGTGGCGCCAGGTAATGCAGGTACCGCGTTAGAGCCAGGTTTAGAGAATGTTGCAATTGCTGGCGATGATTTTGCCGCATTGGCTGACTTTGCCAAATCTCAACAGGTTGGCTTGACGATTGTTGGGCCTGAGCAGCCATTGGTTGACGGCATCGTCGACTTTTTTCAGGCGCAGGGGCTTGCTTGTTTTGGCCCGTCGCAGGGTGCGGCGCAGTTAGAGGGCTCTAAGGCATTTACCAAAGACTTTTTGGCGCGGCATAATATACCGACGGCGGCATACCAAAACTTTACTGAAGTCGAGCCAGCACTGGCCTATTTACGTCAGCAAGGCGCGCCGATCGTTGTTAAAGCGGATGGCCTTGCTGCCGGTAAAGGTGTGATAGTGGCAGAAACTTTGGCTGAGGCAGAGGCGGCGGTTCGTGACATGCTATCGGGCAATGCCTTTGGCGAGGCGGGCTGTCGCGTGGTGATTGAAGAATTTCTGACCGGCGAAGAAGCCTCGTTTATTGTGATTGTTGACGGCAAGCATATTGTGCCGATGGCAACCAGCCAAGATCACAAGCGTGTGGGTGAGGGTGATATCGGTTTAAATACGGGCGGCATGGGTGCCTACTCGCCAGCACCGGTTGTGACCCCTGCCGTGCATCAGCGTATTATGCAAGAAGTGATTGAGCCAACGGTTGCCGGCATGGCGGCTGAAGGCAATGACTATACCGGATTTTTATACGCGGGGCTGATGATCGCAGCTGACGGTTCACCGAAGGTGATTGAGTATAACTGCCGTTTTGGTGATCCAGAAACGCAGCCAATTATGATGCGGCTACAGTCAGACTTAGTGGCGCTATGTCAGGCGGCGGTGGCCGGTGAATTAGCCGGCGTGGATACCGCGTGGGACTCGCGCGCTGCGGTTGGCGTGGTGATGGCTGCGGGTGGTTACCCCGGTAGCTATGACAAAGGTTTGCCTATTAGCGGTATTCCGAGTGCAACAGCGGTGCAAAAAGTGTTTCATGCAGGCACGAGCCTGCAGTCAGATCAAACTGTCACATCAGGTGGGCGCGTACTCTGTGCTACCGCGCTTGGCGAGTCTGTCAGTCAGGCAGCAGAATTAGCCTATCAACAGGTGGCTCAGATACAATGGCAGGATGCATTTTACCGTAAGGACATCGCTTGGCGTGCAATTGAACGAGAGCAAGCATAA